A section of the Methanoregula formicica SMSP genome encodes:
- a CDS encoding 4Fe-4S binding protein, with amino-acid sequence MTPSQTRERLAINRPVPGAAGKTGTWRVFRPVVDKEKCNACGLCQTYCPDGAIDEELMIDLDFCKGCGICANECPKKAITMVREEK; translated from the coding sequence ATGACCCCCTCACAGACACGTGAGCGCCTCGCAATCAACAGGCCGGTCCCAGGAGCAGCCGGCAAGACCGGGACGTGGCGGGTCTTCCGGCCGGTTGTCGATAAGGAGAAGTGCAATGCCTGCGGGCTCTGCCAAACCTACTGCCCGGACGGCGCGATTGATGAAGAACTTATGATCGACCTGGACTTCTGCAAGGGCTGTGGTATCTGTGCCAACGAATGCCCGAAGAAGGCCATCACCATGGTCAGGGAAGAAAAGTAA
- a CDS encoding 2-oxoacid:acceptor oxidoreductase family protein, translating to MFEIRIHSRGGQGGVTAARLLALAAIHDGKYATAAPFYGAERRGAPIVSFVRIDDKPIRIYSQIKKPDMVIVLDASVMDVVDVLQGLKNGGKVLVNSQQKKDFPGFSSSNVDLTGIALRENLVVSGSPILNTPVIGALAKQGLVSAESAKKAIKEMFSDERNVKAAEAAYQEMSA from the coding sequence ATGTTTGAGATCCGCATCCATTCCCGGGGCGGGCAGGGCGGTGTTACCGCAGCCCGGCTCCTCGCCCTTGCAGCGATCCACGATGGCAAGTACGCAACGGCAGCACCGTTCTATGGGGCCGAGCGCAGGGGCGCACCGATCGTCTCGTTTGTCCGGATCGATGACAAGCCAATCCGGATCTACAGCCAGATCAAAAAGCCTGACATGGTAATCGTGCTTGATGCAAGCGTCATGGACGTGGTCGATGTGCTGCAGGGCCTGAAGAACGGGGGAAAGGTCCTGGTCAACAGCCAGCAGAAGAAAGACTTCCCCGGGTTCTCGTCAAGCAATGTCGACCTTACCGGCATCGCCTTACGGGAGAACCTTGTGGTCTCCGGAAGCCCCATCCTCAATACACCGGTGATCGGTGCCCTTGCAAAACAGGGCCTGGTCTCCGCGGAGTCCGCAAAGAAAGCCATCAAGGAGATGTTCTCCGATGAGCGGAACGTGAAAGCTGCCGAGGCAGCATACCAGGAGATGAGCGCATGA
- a CDS encoding thiamine pyrophosphate-dependent enzyme, with the protein MPEIPKEEYILKCTSACAGCSDSLSLRYVLKAAGPDTVLVVPACCTSVIQGIYPNTAFNVPVYNIAFGAAAACASGMSNAFRAAGKKTNVIVYAGDGGTLDIGIQAMSGAFERGTDFLYICYDNEAYGNTGMQRSSGTPLGARTTTTPAGKTDAKKDIDAIAAAHDLPYQATACAAYPQDLFKKVQKALAIRGPSFIHILAPCPPGWRYSTEKSVEMGKLAVKSGMWVLYEREYGKLTIGPQSKVAMKKPIPLEDYLKPQGRFKGIDPKTVDILKQRIAKNFAKLAAEEATP; encoded by the coding sequence ATCCCAGAAATACCCAAAGAAGAATACATCCTGAAGTGCACATCAGCCTGTGCCGGGTGCAGCGATTCGCTCTCCCTCCGGTACGTGCTCAAGGCAGCAGGACCGGATACGGTCCTCGTTGTGCCGGCATGCTGCACGAGCGTCATCCAGGGCATCTACCCTAACACAGCCTTCAACGTTCCTGTCTACAACATCGCGTTCGGTGCTGCTGCTGCGTGCGCCTCGGGCATGAGCAACGCGTTCCGGGCAGCCGGGAAAAAGACCAACGTCATTGTCTATGCCGGTGACGGCGGGACGCTCGATATCGGTATCCAGGCGATGTCCGGAGCGTTCGAGCGGGGCACGGACTTCCTCTATATCTGTTATGATAACGAGGCGTACGGCAACACCGGTATGCAGCGTTCGAGCGGTACGCCGCTCGGGGCACGGACTACCACAACCCCGGCAGGGAAAACCGATGCCAAAAAGGACATCGATGCCATCGCCGCCGCGCATGATCTGCCCTACCAGGCTACGGCCTGCGCAGCTTACCCGCAGGACCTGTTCAAAAAAGTACAGAAAGCCCTCGCGATCCGGGGCCCGTCATTCATCCATATCCTCGCCCCCTGCCCGCCCGGGTGGCGCTACTCAACAGAGAAGAGCGTTGAGATGGGCAAGCTCGCAGTAAAGTCAGGTATGTGGGTGCTGTACGAGCGTGAGTACGGGAAACTCACCATCGGCCCGCAGTCGAAGGTGGCAATGAAAAAGCCCATACCGCTTGAGGATTACCTCAAGCCGCAGGGCCGGTTCAAGGGCATTGATCCCAAGACGGTTGATATCCTGAAACAGCGTATTGCAAAGAACTTTGCAAAGCTGGCTGCAGAGGAGGCGACGCCATGA
- a CDS encoding DUF2284 domain-containing protein, which yields MERSVQEEIDYLKAIFAEKGVRAEEIAPGDIVVSQWVRFKCRYGCKGYGKHFGCPPYAPSPDETRRMVNEYSIGLLLWFEGVPGHGEFGPDDIPDDFHPWYADLIRWVNGTVHELEKTAFYDGFYKAFGFGGYPCIWCEHQHCVAEESEGIVDESLRRKCRHMDLVRPSMEAAGIDVFATARNIGWKLSTIPCKNREYGKIVHSRITSVGLVLIE from the coding sequence ATGGAACGGAGCGTGCAGGAAGAGATCGATTACCTGAAAGCAATTTTTGCTGAAAAAGGGGTGAGAGCAGAAGAGATTGCCCCGGGAGACATCGTGGTTTCCCAATGGGTCCGGTTCAAGTGCCGGTATGGGTGCAAGGGCTATGGCAAGCATTTCGGCTGTCCGCCGTATGCCCCTTCACCGGATGAGACGCGGCGCATGGTGAACGAATACTCTATCGGGCTCCTCCTCTGGTTCGAGGGGGTGCCAGGCCATGGGGAGTTTGGCCCGGATGATATCCCCGATGATTTCCACCCGTGGTATGCTGATCTCATCCGCTGGGTGAACGGGACCGTGCACGAGCTGGAGAAGACGGCTTTCTACGACGGGTTTTACAAGGCGTTCGGGTTCGGTGGCTATCCCTGCATCTGGTGCGAGCACCAGCACTGCGTGGCGGAGGAGTCCGAGGGGATCGTGGACGAAAGCCTCCGGAGAAAATGCCGCCATATGGACCTTGTCCGCCCCAGCATGGAAGCGGCAGGCATCGACGTCTTTGCCACCGCCAGGAATATTGGCTGGAAGCTCTCAACCATCCCGTGCAAAAACAGGGAATACGGGAAGATCGTCCACTCCCGTATCACCTCGGTGGGCCTCGTCCTGATCGAATAA
- a CDS encoding dihydropteroate synthase-like protein, whose product MRILLPTGSATEEMVRQAAAGCDADVIVTGEIASFLTPHQIKVILQKKKYDMVIVSGMSTASFEQVERETGVPVYRGPRHAADLSLILPLIEKNSLSKTVPADDFLASQKANEAKAHVEASEREAECDFIIRGVKIGGESRMKVLAEIMDAHRCDTICERVGQFFESGADIVDLGFGFDATPEDVTRVFSELDGIDRPLAADTQIPALIRAALIRADLILSLQEENIPKVGREVAEAGAAAVIVPGASTLTKNITLAKREGVRCIIADPLLQPAGSGLVSSLKNFQRGCHPLFFGAGNVAELIDADSPGINALLAGMAMEVGTAVIFTSEHSDKTRGSVREMRRATEMMALARERPYPKDLGIDLLLLKEKRRRREPPLNYETITSAQSMPDEIEYDPNGNFRIGIEGDRIVAVIHGKAVQGTRWQDVLHTILSQGDVSLLDHAGYLGRELYKAELAIRYGRSFEQDGEF is encoded by the coding sequence ATGCGCATCCTCCTCCCTACCGGCTCCGCCACCGAAGAGATGGTCCGCCAGGCAGCCGCCGGGTGTGACGCAGACGTCATCGTTACCGGGGAGATCGCGTCCTTTCTGACACCGCACCAGATTAAGGTGATCCTGCAAAAGAAAAAATACGATATGGTGATCGTTTCCGGGATGAGTACGGCTTCATTCGAGCAGGTCGAGCGTGAAACCGGGGTCCCGGTATACCGTGGGCCGCGTCATGCGGCAGACCTTTCGCTGATCCTCCCCCTCATCGAAAAAAACTCCCTTTCAAAGACTGTTCCCGCAGACGATTTCCTTGCTTCGCAGAAGGCAAACGAGGCAAAGGCCCATGTTGAAGCAAGTGAGCGGGAGGCTGAATGCGATTTCATCATCCGAGGCGTGAAAATTGGCGGTGAATCGCGGATGAAGGTCCTTGCCGAGATCATGGACGCCCACCGATGCGATACTATATGTGAGCGGGTTGGGCAGTTCTTTGAATCAGGGGCGGATATTGTTGACCTGGGATTCGGATTCGATGCAACACCGGAAGATGTCACCCGGGTCTTCTCAGAACTCGACGGGATCGATCGTCCTCTTGCAGCGGACACGCAGATCCCCGCGTTAATAAGGGCGGCTCTTATCCGGGCCGATCTCATTCTCAGCCTGCAGGAGGAGAACATCCCAAAGGTCGGCAGGGAGGTGGCAGAGGCCGGGGCAGCAGCAGTGATTGTTCCGGGGGCGAGCACGCTAACAAAGAACATCACACTGGCAAAACGGGAGGGAGTCCGGTGCATCATTGCCGATCCCCTTCTCCAGCCGGCCGGGTCCGGGCTGGTCTCCTCGCTGAAGAATTTCCAGAGGGGGTGTCATCCCCTTTTCTTCGGTGCCGGCAATGTCGCCGAGCTCATCGACGCCGACTCCCCCGGTATCAATGCCCTCCTCGCGGGGATGGCGATGGAGGTGGGGACAGCAGTGATCTTCACCAGCGAGCACTCAGATAAAACCCGGGGATCCGTTCGCGAAATGCGCAGGGCAACGGAGATGATGGCCCTTGCCCGCGAACGGCCCTACCCGAAGGATCTCGGCATCGACCTCCTCCTCTTAAAGGAGAAGCGGCGCCGGCGCGAGCCCCCCTTGAACTATGAAACTATCACCAGCGCTCAGAGCATGCCGGATGAGATCGAGTACGATCCGAACGGGAATTTCCGGATCGGCATCGAGGGTGACCGGATTGTTGCAGTTATCCATGGGAAGGCGGTGCAGGGCACGCGCTGGCAGGATGTTTTGCACACCATCCTTTCGCAGGGAGATGTCTCTCTTCTCGATCATGCCGGTTACCTGGGCCGGGAACTCTACAAGGCGGAACTGGCAATACGGTACGGGCGCAGTTTCGAGCAGGACGGGGAATTCTGA
- the porA gene encoding 2-oxoacid:ferredoxin oxidoreductase subunit alpha: protein MKKIATGNKAVAEAVKQAAPTVVAAYPITPQTEVVEQVAEFVSSGEMKSRYIAVESEHSAMAACIGASITGIRTFTATSSHGLLYMHEMTNWAAGARLPIVMANINRSLGPGWNIWAEHTDALQERDTGWLQVYVSTVQEAYDATLMAFRIAEHNDILLPVMVNLDGFLLSHIMQPLDTVDLGDFIPPIHLPHAIDVKNPAGYGCLTGPDQQFRFRWDIERSIRDSVKVIEETEKEFAKRFGRKYGFTEDYRCADAEVVIVAIGTLGKEAEVAVDILRNDGIKAGSMRLRWLRPFPELDLKGKQVVVIDRDYSFGRGGILATEIVAQTREPVFSVIAGIGGQEVTYEDIAGFVRNRRIGEEFWFGVTSNV from the coding sequence ATGAAGAAGATCGCCACCGGCAACAAGGCAGTTGCAGAAGCCGTAAAGCAGGCCGCACCAACGGTTGTTGCCGCCTACCCGATCACCCCGCAGACCGAGGTCGTTGAACAGGTTGCCGAATTTGTCTCCAGCGGGGAGATGAAGAGCCGCTACATCGCAGTCGAAAGCGAGCATTCGGCAATGGCTGCCTGTATCGGTGCGAGCATCACGGGGATCCGCACCTTTACCGCAACGAGTTCCCATGGTCTCCTCTACATGCACGAGATGACCAACTGGGCTGCGGGCGCCCGGCTCCCCATTGTGATGGCAAACATCAACCGTTCGCTCGGCCCCGGCTGGAACATCTGGGCAGAGCATACCGATGCCCTGCAGGAACGGGACACCGGCTGGCTGCAGGTCTATGTCAGCACCGTGCAGGAAGCCTACGATGCCACGCTGATGGCATTCCGGATTGCGGAGCATAACGATATCCTTCTCCCCGTGATGGTGAACCTTGACGGGTTCCTCCTCTCCCACATCATGCAGCCGCTGGACACCGTTGACCTTGGGGATTTCATCCCCCCCATCCACCTCCCGCATGCAATCGATGTAAAGAACCCGGCTGGCTATGGCTGCCTTACCGGCCCTGACCAGCAGTTCCGGTTCCGCTGGGACATCGAGCGGTCGATCCGTGACTCGGTGAAGGTGATCGAGGAGACCGAGAAGGAATTTGCAAAGCGGTTCGGCCGGAAGTATGGCTTCACGGAAGACTACCGGTGTGCGGATGCAGAGGTCGTGATCGTGGCCATAGGTACGCTCGGAAAGGAGGCAGAAGTGGCAGTCGACATTCTCCGGAACGATGGGATAAAGGCCGGGTCCATGCGCCTGCGCTGGCTCCGCCCGTTCCCGGAGCTTGACCTCAAAGGGAAGCAGGTCGTTGTCATCGACCGCGACTACTCGTTCGGGCGCGGGGGGATCCTCGCAACCGAGATCGTGGCACAGACAAGAGAGCCGGTCTTCAGCGTGATTGCCGGTATCGGCGGACAGGAAGTTACCTATGAAGACATTGCCGGGTTTGTCCGCAACCGACGCATAGGAGAAGAGTTCTGGTTCGGGGTGACCAGCAATGTTTGA
- a CDS encoding cation:proton antiporter regulatory subunit, with amino-acid sequence MALRSLKLPGVGTKYEFKTEKGDTVAIFFTSTGTIQMYTLQKGCQASSAAEMTPVEARRLGNILTGAIIEADQESVEIAFSALADLRVTIHTFYIPKMNAGKTIEDLQIRAKTGATVIAVCRQDKNIINPPPSFAFEEGDAALVIGESDQIKKFESEILVK; translated from the coding sequence ATGGCGCTTCGATCGCTGAAACTTCCCGGCGTGGGAACCAAATATGAATTCAAGACAGAGAAGGGCGATACCGTCGCAATCTTCTTTACCTCGACGGGGACAATCCAGATGTACACGCTCCAGAAGGGCTGCCAGGCCTCCAGTGCAGCCGAGATGACCCCTGTTGAGGCCCGGCGCCTGGGTAATATTCTCACCGGGGCAATTATCGAAGCCGACCAGGAGAGCGTGGAGATAGCGTTCTCGGCGCTTGCCGATCTCCGGGTCACCATCCATACGTTCTACATTCCCAAGATGAATGCAGGAAAGACGATCGAAGACCTCCAGATCCGCGCAAAGACCGGCGCAACCGTGATTGCGGTCTGCCGTCAGGACAAGAACATCATCAATCCGCCGCCATCGTTTGCCTTTGAGGAGGGCGATGCGGCACTGGTTATTGGCGAAAGCGACCAGATTAAAAAATTTGAGAGTGAAATACTGGTGAAGTAA
- a CDS encoding adenylyltransferase/cytidyltransferase family protein, with translation MTGRRIVATGTFDILHPGHLYYLKESKKLGDELWVIVARDSNVKHKPRPVIPEEHRLAMVAALKPVDHAILGDKIDMFRPIEEIRPEIITIGFNQLFNEQKLEDQLRARSIASRIVRIGKYADGDLCSSRLVVQRILDKRCHDLHHPEHKDH, from the coding sequence ATGACCGGGCGCCGGATAGTTGCCACCGGGACGTTCGATATCCTCCACCCGGGGCATCTCTATTACCTGAAAGAGTCGAAAAAACTCGGCGATGAACTCTGGGTCATCGTTGCCCGGGACTCGAATGTAAAACATAAGCCCCGCCCGGTCATCCCGGAAGAGCACAGGCTTGCCATGGTCGCGGCATTAAAACCGGTCGACCACGCGATCCTCGGGGACAAAATTGACATGTTCCGGCCCATTGAAGAGATTCGGCCAGAGATCATCACCATCGGGTTCAACCAGCTCTTCAATGAACAAAAACTGGAAGACCAGCTCCGGGCAAGGAGCATCGCCTCCCGGATTGTCCGCATCGGGAAATATGCCGATGGCGACCTCTGCAGTTCGCGGCTGGTCGTCCAGCGCATCCTCGACAAGCGGTGCCACGACCTGCACCACCCGGAGCACAAAGATCATTGA
- a CDS encoding Mov34/MPN/PAD-1 family protein: MNIRGIRQDLLSLLLQMGRENHPNEFAGIIREQDGIMEELNLLPGTIGREDSASVFYDMMPLDTHVAGSAHSHPNGVILPSDADLSFFPRTGRYHLIIGYPYRKNNWRCFTANGEPHDLEVIP; the protein is encoded by the coding sequence ATGAACATCCGTGGAATCCGGCAGGACCTCCTTTCCCTCCTTCTCCAGATGGGGCGCGAGAATCACCCGAACGAGTTTGCGGGCATCATCCGCGAGCAGGACGGGATCATGGAGGAGCTGAACCTGTTGCCCGGGACAATCGGGCGCGAGGACTCTGCCTCCGTTTTTTATGATATGATGCCGCTCGATACCCATGTTGCCGGCAGCGCCCACAGCCATCCCAATGGCGTAATCCTCCCTTCTGACGCCGATCTCAGCTTCTTCCCGCGGACCGGGCGGTACCACCTGATCATCGGCTATCCCTACCGGAAGAACAACTGGCGATGTTTTACTGCCAACGGTGAACCCCACGATCTGGAGGTGATCCCATGA
- a CDS encoding cupredoxin domain-containing protein, giving the protein MKKILGFLILVIALVAASGCTLPQSTAPVTTTVATEIPTAVPTVIETTVEATPVATTEPAVVETTPAATTAIPAATETTAEVTATKTAIVTAGMTPSTKVTVIHIANDSFTPSTLMVLPGTRITWVNSDNKVHSVKAVGAIAGKFNSMDITPTAQWGYDFGENEGTFEYADGYNLNVTGVIIVKKGESFYGMGTPTTYMTSNATW; this is encoded by the coding sequence ATGAAGAAAATCCTTGGATTTCTTATTCTGGTTATCGCCCTTGTCGCGGCCAGCGGATGCACCCTGCCGCAATCGACAGCCCCGGTAACGACAACCGTTGCAACCGAAATACCAACCGCAGTTCCGACGGTGATTGAGACAACTGTTGAGGCGACGCCCGTTGCCACGACAGAACCTGCCGTTGTCGAAACCACACCTGCCGCCACCACAGCCATACCGGCCGCCACGGAAACCACTGCTGAAGTAACGGCAACGAAGACCGCAATTGTGACCGCCGGAATGACCCCGTCCACCAAGGTCACCGTGATCCACATTGCAAACGATTCCTTCACTCCCTCTACGCTGATGGTCCTCCCCGGGACACGGATTACCTGGGTCAACTCTGATAATAAAGTCCACTCGGTCAAGGCAGTCGGTGCCATTGCAGGGAAGTTCAACTCCATGGATATCACACCCACCGCCCAGTGGGGCTATGACTTTGGCGAGAACGAAGGCACCTTTGAGTATGCCGACGGCTACAACCTGAACGTGACCGGTGTCATCATCGTTAAGAAGGGCGAGTCCTTCTACGGCATGGGTACCCCGACAACCTATATGACCAGCAACGCAACCTGGTAA
- a CDS encoding peptidylprolyl isomerase: MAAQARASHILVKTEEQAKQIMKRLSDGEEFDKVARRFSSCPSGKKGGDLGWFGKGMMVPEFEKVAFEEEVGKVVGPIKTQFGFHVIKVTGKK, from the coding sequence ATGGCAGCACAGGCTCGCGCATCCCACATTCTTGTCAAGACGGAAGAACAGGCAAAACAGATCATGAAACGCCTCTCTGATGGAGAGGAGTTCGACAAGGTCGCCCGCAGGTTCTCTTCCTGCCCTTCGGGTAAGAAAGGTGGAGACCTTGGCTGGTTTGGCAAGGGCATGATGGTCCCTGAGTTCGAGAAGGTCGCATTCGAGGAAGAGGTCGGCAAGGTCGTCGGGCCGATCAAGACCCAGTTCGGGTTCCATGTCATCAAGGTGACCGGGAAGAAGTAA
- the budA gene encoding acetolactate decarboxylase has protein sequence MDTVKFFLGIGLAVVIVFAGVSAYSHFIRSVPAPVPADHDTLYQVSTIDALMLGVYDGVRPIRDLKSRGDFGIGTFDALDGEMIVLDGVVYQAKADGTILSVPDNLTTPFATVTYFQADQNITTKNPMNLSVFATSMEEQLPTGNMIYAVRMHCTFPFMKVRSVPAQQEPYPVLSEAVKNQSAYIFSGTTGTVVGFYTPVFFKGVNVPGFHLHYLSDDRTAGGHILDFTLPADTEVEYDITPGFTMALPTSGDFTGADLSGDLSSDLAKVEK, from the coding sequence ATGGATACTGTAAAATTTTTTTTAGGCATCGGACTCGCTGTCGTGATCGTCTTTGCCGGCGTATCTGCATACTCCCATTTTATCAGGTCCGTTCCGGCTCCGGTTCCAGCTGACCATGACACCCTCTATCAGGTCTCGACAATCGATGCACTCATGCTTGGAGTGTATGATGGAGTCAGGCCAATCAGAGACCTGAAGAGCCGCGGGGATTTCGGGATAGGAACCTTCGATGCTCTCGATGGTGAGATGATCGTCCTGGATGGTGTCGTGTACCAGGCAAAGGCAGACGGCACGATCCTCAGCGTGCCGGACAACCTGACCACACCATTTGCCACGGTCACGTATTTCCAGGCCGACCAGAATATCACCACGAAAAATCCGATGAACCTCTCGGTTTTCGCAACGTCGATGGAAGAGCAGCTCCCGACCGGAAACATGATCTATGCGGTCCGGATGCACTGCACATTCCCTTTCATGAAGGTGCGCTCGGTCCCAGCCCAGCAGGAGCCCTACCCGGTCCTCTCTGAGGCGGTAAAGAACCAGTCCGCATATATCTTTTCCGGAACAACGGGGACTGTCGTAGGCTTTTATACCCCGGTCTTCTTCAAGGGCGTGAATGTCCCCGGTTTCCATCTCCACTACCTGAGTGACGACAGGACAGCAGGAGGCCATATCCTCGACTTCACTCTGCCTGCAGACACAGAGGTCGAATACGATATTACCCCGGGATTTACCATGGCCCTTCCCACGAGCGGGGATTTCACCGGTGCAGACCTTTCAGGCGACCTGAGTTCTGACCTCGCAAAGGTCGAGAAATAA
- a CDS encoding cation:proton antiporter yields MEGFIIALFVCLVLALISKYLSVPAIPFYILAGIVLGKAGLGIVQSDEISQFFSEIGLLFLLFFMGLGLKLDRMIADPSKLLTAGIIGLIVDMGIGFTAAYLLGFTLLESFIIGTAFYITSTAIVITTLIENRKLMMKEAELIIWLEVFEDIVLIAIIALLSSGNKDLLYFFLKIVLALGVMYAIAHYGKEFLVSILDRDDETPILFTFAAVLTTAALAIVFGVPDSMMVIALGAALATTDPEAFEQHARPFKDVFLVMFFVFFGVTINFTAGTDLFSILILCLLAVVSKFISGMLIGITIYGSAMSGLEIWANTISRGEFSIALAVLYGSAVVGTVIAALVIFTTIVGAFTAKYSTWMRRGLTHHNRRKALMHRPHSSR; encoded by the coding sequence ATGGAAGGCTTCATCATCGCGCTCTTCGTCTGTCTGGTGCTTGCGCTTATTTCCAAATATCTCTCGGTCCCGGCTATCCCGTTCTATATCCTTGCCGGGATTGTGCTCGGGAAGGCCGGGCTGGGCATTGTCCAGTCGGACGAGATCAGCCAGTTCTTCTCGGAGATCGGCCTGCTCTTCCTCCTCTTCTTCATGGGCCTTGGCCTGAAGCTAGACCGGATGATAGCTGATCCTTCCAAGCTACTTACAGCAGGCATTATCGGCCTTATCGTTGACATGGGGATTGGGTTTACCGCCGCCTATCTCCTCGGGTTCACGCTGCTTGAGTCCTTCATCATCGGCACGGCGTTCTACATCACCAGCACGGCTATCGTCATCACAACGCTTATCGAGAACCGGAAACTGATGATGAAAGAGGCCGAGCTGATCATCTGGCTGGAGGTCTTTGAGGACATTGTCCTGATTGCGATCATCGCCCTCCTTTCGTCAGGGAACAAGGACCTCCTGTACTTCTTCCTCAAGATTGTGCTGGCCCTCGGTGTGATGTATGCCATCGCCCACTATGGCAAGGAATTCCTTGTCTCGATTCTCGACCGCGACGACGAGACCCCCATCCTCTTCACCTTTGCCGCAGTCCTCACCACGGCCGCCCTCGCGATCGTGTTCGGTGTCCCTGACAGTATGATGGTGATCGCCCTTGGTGCCGCCCTCGCCACAACAGACCCGGAGGCGTTCGAGCAGCATGCCCGCCCGTTCAAGGATGTCTTTCTGGTCATGTTCTTTGTCTTCTTCGGGGTAACGATCAATTTCACCGCGGGAACAGACCTGTTCAGTATCCTGATCCTCTGTCTCCTTGCTGTGGTGAGCAAATTCATCTCCGGTATGCTCATCGGGATCACGATTTACGGTTCTGCCATGTCAGGGCTTGAGATCTGGGCAAATACCATCAGCCGTGGCGAGTTTTCCATCGCCCTTGCTGTGCTGTACGGGTCGGCGGTTGTCGGGACGGTCATTGCCGCACTGGTAATCTTCACGACCATTGTCGGTGCGTTCACCGCAAAATACAGTACCTGGATGCGGCGCGGGCTCACCCATCACAACCGGAGAAAAGCCCTCATGCACCGGCCCCACAGCAGCAGGTAG